The following are from one region of the Rhodopirellula sp. P2 genome:
- a CDS encoding dockerin type I domain-containing protein, whose protein sequence is MRKRASSKKSSQQNAAVRRLATRRPLTLQALETRRVMTAGIPVGATTSDTAEFFLGRVAVTPIFLDSTGQTDTKTQNWTAGEIDAVMSEITTGLNWWTEALDRLDTVHSLEFVIDDTYAENPLQIPIEPIDRTSNSYSTYVGQFLDDAGIDASLSLDEGMFAFNASQRETFDTDWSFSLFISDASDDADGFFAAGGSFSGAFAFPGGLYVIAPSTRPAQTFAHEISHIFWGLDEYNGGGSYDQSRGYYNTPNDNAADNPAPGFTQQPSIMAGGNNLVNGYQGFVSPESTFAMIGWQDSDGDGIFDMLDVPLNFDGTGHYDSQTNEFHFRGEASSATLINQNPSGPQSDITLNVVSELQVSIDGGEWTTLQSPDSPTATFDFSMDVPPTMTTVSLRVIDAATGVTSQTLTGSRTTPLVSESPVAGFVYFDENGDSDRSEFESLLAGIQLDVLAANGTELPSGRFDVENASLDTDLLPAGGMTFAAIGDNVRTEVQVQQDTRFLAQPLIHVMDQSFNRWWPGLDSRLGMEVTFDQPVGHVDVDLVGLQDDSYGRVEAYDAAGNLIMRVTTDIRNTANGSLSEGQSSTLTLVDPESRIARVEIAGHASTQIGVTGVRHGVEPQIVTDASGAFTQTNLADGQYQLRWQPTQVIHAIADATITVVGGEITSGVTTAGGLVSVAATRVDSPRYNTDLGEDVNGDGVVTALDALQVINDLNANGDRTLTFAETTGSKIDVTNDGNVSALDALRVINKLNELDSESEPAGEFVANAQSGSASGSNSAESNSSDSNGLAAFSHATNNSLASLDVPQPTFDHQGSNDAIFRDDKTLGEILGLESKFIASDA, encoded by the coding sequence ATGCGAAAACGGGCTTCCAGCAAGAAATCCAGTCAACAAAATGCCGCCGTTCGTCGCCTCGCGACCCGGCGACCGCTGACGCTCCAGGCATTGGAAACGCGACGAGTGATGACGGCAGGCATCCCCGTTGGTGCCACCACCAGCGACACCGCCGAGTTCTTTCTCGGTCGCGTTGCGGTCACGCCCATCTTTCTTGACTCCACCGGCCAAACCGACACCAAGACCCAAAACTGGACCGCTGGCGAAATTGACGCGGTCATGTCCGAGATCACCACCGGACTGAACTGGTGGACAGAAGCCCTCGACCGACTCGACACGGTTCACTCCTTGGAATTCGTGATCGACGACACCTACGCTGAAAACCCGTTGCAAATCCCGATCGAACCGATCGATCGAACCAGCAACAGTTACAGCACCTACGTCGGACAATTCCTGGATGATGCCGGAATCGATGCTTCCCTGTCCCTGGACGAAGGCATGTTCGCGTTCAATGCCTCGCAACGGGAAACCTTCGACACCGACTGGTCATTCTCGCTGTTCATCAGCGATGCCTCCGATGACGCCGATGGCTTTTTCGCCGCGGGCGGTTCCTTCTCTGGCGCATTCGCCTTTCCGGGCGGGTTGTACGTGATCGCCCCCTCCACTCGCCCAGCTCAAACCTTCGCCCATGAGATCTCCCACATCTTCTGGGGGTTGGACGAATACAACGGCGGTGGGTCGTACGACCAAAGCCGCGGCTACTACAACACTCCCAACGACAACGCCGCCGACAACCCGGCCCCCGGATTCACCCAGCAACCCAGCATCATGGCGGGTGGCAACAACTTGGTGAACGGATACCAAGGCTTCGTGTCGCCTGAATCCACCTTCGCCATGATCGGCTGGCAAGACTCCGACGGCGATGGCATCTTCGACATGCTCGACGTGCCACTGAACTTCGATGGCACCGGTCACTACGATTCCCAAACCAACGAATTTCATTTTCGTGGGGAAGCCTCGTCAGCGACACTGATCAACCAAAATCCATCGGGACCACAAAGCGACATCACGCTGAATGTCGTGTCCGAATTGCAAGTCTCCATTGATGGTGGCGAATGGACGACCCTGCAGTCCCCCGACAGTCCCACAGCGACGTTCGACTTTTCGATGGATGTCCCGCCGACCATGACCACGGTCTCCCTGCGAGTCATCGACGCGGCAACAGGAGTCACCAGCCAAACGTTGACGGGTTCACGCACCACACCGCTGGTCTCCGAGTCCCCCGTCGCGGGCTTCGTCTACTTCGATGAAAACGGCGACTCCGACCGCAGCGAATTTGAATCGCTTCTTGCGGGAATCCAGTTGGATGTGCTCGCCGCCAACGGAACCGAACTCCCCAGCGGTCGTTTCGACGTTGAAAACGCCAGCCTGGACACCGACCTCCTACCCGCCGGCGGAATGACGTTCGCTGCCATTGGCGACAATGTTCGCACCGAGGTCCAAGTCCAACAGGACACCCGGTTCCTCGCCCAACCCTTGATCCACGTGATGGACCAAAGCTTCAACCGCTGGTGGCCCGGACTGGATTCGCGCCTGGGAATGGAAGTGACATTCGATCAACCGGTCGGCCACGTTGACGTCGATCTCGTCGGCCTGCAAGACGACAGCTACGGACGCGTCGAGGCCTATGACGCGGCTGGAAATTTGATCATGCGAGTCACCACGGACATTCGCAACACGGCCAACGGAAGTCTCAGCGAAGGGCAAAGCTCAACGTTAACGCTGGTCGATCCCGAGTCCCGCATCGCCCGCGTTGAAATTGCCGGACATGCCTCCACACAAATCGGAGTCACCGGGGTTCGGCACGGTGTTGAACCACAAATCGTGACGGATGCGTCCGGTGCCTTCACCCAAACCAACTTGGCCGACGGACAATATCAACTGCGTTGGCAGCCCACTCAGGTCATTCATGCCATCGCCGATGCGACCATCACCGTGGTGGGTGGCGAAATCACTTCCGGCGTCACCACGGCAGGAGGCTTGGTCTCCGTCGCGGCGACCCGAGTCGACAGCCCTCGCTACAACACCGACCTCGGCGAAGACGTCAACGGCGACGGGGTCGTCACCGCCTTGGATGCACTGCAAGTCATCAACGACTTGAATGCCAACGGCGACCGCACCCTGACCTTCGCCGAAACCACCGGCTCCAAAATCGACGTCACCAACGATGGCAATGTCTCCGCATTGGATGCGTTGCGAGTCATCAACAAGCTCAACGAACTCGACAGCGAATCAGAACCCGCCGGCGAATTTGTTGCGAATGCTCAATCTGGCAGTGCATCCGGCAGCAACTCAGCGGAATCGAATTCATCCGATTCGAATGGTCTCGCTGCCTTCTCTCATGCGACGAACAATTCCCTCGCATCACTTGACGTGCCCCAGCCAACGTTCGACCACCAAGGTTCCAACGACGCCATCTTCCGTGATGACAAAACGCTCGGTGAGATCCTCGGTCTGGAATCGAAATTCATCGCTTCGGACGCCTGA
- a CDS encoding response regulator transcription factor: MSDEPKSPTIHLVDDNEVDRIAIRRILASVGIAVKEYADSDAFLAELGSSQIACLVVDVRMPGLDGPSLQRELLERCLDIPIILVSGVATVPIATAAMRLGALDLLEKPVDPERFVSLVKTALSIGEDREMRMKLALQLKEELATLTEQERLVLPSVCDGLSIKAIAAQRELTFTEAARCQSSVLEKFSCCNPLQLLKRFQKAGLLAELDPSLASVDSPLEFTFRSDRSERVLHPKSQVKSLLTPVR; encoded by the coding sequence ATGAGTGATGAACCCAAATCGCCGACGATACACCTGGTCGACGATAACGAGGTCGATCGCATTGCAATTCGGCGAATTCTGGCGTCAGTCGGTATCGCAGTGAAAGAGTACGCTGATTCGGATGCCTTTTTGGCGGAACTCGGCAGCAGCCAGATCGCGTGTTTGGTTGTGGATGTTCGGATGCCGGGGCTGGATGGCCCTTCGCTTCAGCGAGAATTGCTGGAACGTTGCTTGGACATTCCAATCATCTTGGTCTCGGGAGTCGCGACGGTACCGATCGCCACGGCAGCGATGCGTCTGGGCGCTTTGGATTTGCTTGAAAAACCAGTGGATCCCGAGAGATTCGTTTCGCTGGTGAAGACGGCTCTTTCCATTGGTGAAGATCGCGAAATGCGGATGAAATTGGCTCTGCAACTGAAAGAGGAACTGGCGACGTTGACCGAACAAGAACGCCTTGTGCTTCCCTCGGTTTGTGACGGCCTGTCCATCAAAGCCATTGCGGCACAACGCGAGCTGACTTTCACAGAAGCGGCCCGATGCCAAAGCAGCGTTCTGGAGAAATTCAGTTGTTGCAATCCGCTGCAATTGCTCAAGCGATTTCAAAAGGCCGGCTTGCTGGCGGAGTTGGATCCATCGCTTGCCTCGGTGGATTCGCCCTTGGAATTCACGTTCCGAAGCGATCGCTCCGAGCGAGTGCTCCATCCCAAGAGCCAGGTGAAGAGTCTGCTCACGCCTGTCCGGTGA
- a CDS encoding glycoside hydrolase family 5 protein gives MRPIYWGPFLFVIVISLLRVHESSQADHVLKEDFPASIGVSIAGPEFGTHRSDFSNLNPGVFDVDYTYPGASTIQPLSRRGIRLMRLPVRWERLQPALGEELDPQELDRLVRTIAQVRASEARVIIDLHNYGRYRTLTARGTRDCIIDQKIDGQTPVSSEHLADLWTRLAIHFHDNATVIAYGLMNEPHDMGSSRWNEISQRSVDAIRAVDQQTWLLVAGDAWSSTEKFSRVNGPDAWINDATGRVLYEGHCYLDHDSSGQYKMSFAEEALNDPRIGQRPAKRLQPFVDWCQRNQVRGFVGEFGVPVDDADWNKLLSKMLVQMEAADLGGCVWAAGPWWADYPLSVEVGHSHGMDPLSLQKIIDRN, from the coding sequence ATGAGACCGATCTACTGGGGGCCGTTCCTATTCGTCATCGTGATCAGTTTGCTGCGTGTGCACGAATCATCACAGGCGGACCACGTTCTCAAAGAAGACTTTCCAGCTTCGATCGGAGTCTCAATTGCTGGACCTGAATTTGGAACTCACCGTTCCGATTTTTCAAACCTGAATCCAGGCGTCTTTGATGTCGACTACACCTATCCAGGGGCGTCAACGATTCAGCCATTGTCACGGCGTGGGATCCGTTTGATGCGATTGCCGGTTCGATGGGAGCGTCTGCAGCCGGCTCTCGGGGAAGAACTCGACCCACAAGAGCTTGACCGCTTGGTTCGAACCATCGCTCAGGTCCGAGCATCCGAAGCTCGCGTGATCATCGATCTGCACAACTACGGCCGGTACCGCACACTCACCGCCCGGGGGACACGTGATTGCATCATCGATCAAAAGATCGACGGGCAAACCCCGGTCTCAAGTGAACACTTGGCTGATCTTTGGACCCGGTTGGCAATCCATTTCCACGACAATGCGACCGTGATTGCCTATGGGTTGATGAACGAACCCCATGACATGGGAAGCTCCCGATGGAACGAAATTTCTCAGCGTTCGGTCGATGCGATTCGAGCAGTCGACCAACAAACATGGCTCTTGGTTGCCGGTGATGCCTGGTCCTCCACGGAAAAATTCTCCCGCGTCAACGGGCCGGACGCTTGGATCAACGATGCGACGGGACGCGTGCTCTACGAAGGGCATTGCTACTTGGACCACGATTCCAGCGGTCAATACAAAATGTCCTTTGCTGAAGAAGCACTGAACGACCCCCGGATCGGGCAACGTCCTGCCAAACGATTGCAACCGTTCGTGGATTGGTGCCAACGCAACCAGGTCCGAGGATTTGTGGGTGAATTTGGTGTTCCCGTTGACGACGCCGATTGGAACAAACTGTTGTCGAAAATGCTGGTTCAGATGGAAGCCGCGGATCTTGGCGGGTGCGTTTGGGCAGCCGGGCCGTGGTGGGCGGACTACCCGCTCTCAGTGGAGGTGGGCCACTCCCATGGAATGGATCCCTTGTCTTTGCAGAAAATAATTGACCGGAATTGA